The following DNA comes from Metopolophium dirhodum isolate CAU chromosome 8, ASM1992520v1, whole genome shotgun sequence.
GTTTAACAACTTTAGATGAATTCTTGGAAACCTACTCACTATAAAACAAGCATTTGGAGATGAAAACTCAAGAAATATCTTCACATTTTTCACAGACATAAGATCTATCAAAGATCCTCTAAGgcaatttatatcataaattctCTCCAAATGTTCAAAGTGAAATGTAGAATTAAATAGAATTaagattattgtaaattgtgataAAATGATGTGATTATATGTAAAACCTTGAGACTGATGACCTTAGATGTTGAAGCCTTATTaactcaaaacaaaaaaaaatgttttattaatgttaCTATATAATggcatactttatttttttgggaGGAGGAGTCTATACAACTaagattacatttttagatCGCTATAACAGAAAGGTTGAGAAACACTGCTATACCATATACTATCATACTTCTACAATACATTAactatatcaaattaataaaatattataaattataatgcgcTAGTATAAGCCAGATATcagctaaatatattttttttttaaatatgaataataacaaatagaGTTACAATATATACcagatattatgttaaattacatAGTTTGTAAATGAActactttttaaatacatataattatattaagttattaaatcattgtaatttcaatatttcatacataatccattaaatgtaaatttatttttaaacatttaaataggtacctgaaCATATGCCGCCATGCCAAATATATACCAAAcagatttttttagtataattttatttgcgaGTGAAGTCTTAAAATCCAACCAGATTTGTTTTATAACAACTACTATCTTATAATCTTTATCCACCCTGTTAATACCTagacattaaaaatgtaaatataccaGCAATAAAATCCAAACAAGACATTAATGTTTGGTTAttgcttattacttattactgtcATGTTTCTATAAATTGTgccttatttttattgtttatgattacctacaatattttatttcatgagtGTCAGATGTAATTGTTTTACTGTTTCTGAGAAGCACGGTCTTTTCATCTGGACAATTTGTGGTCAACAAATCCTTTGGTTTAATAGGAGGAAATACAAAAGCCCAAATTGTAGCCAAGAACATAGCTGAAATAAAGAAATGGATTTAGATTAATAATTGAAGTTTCACTGGCATAGTAGTATAATAACTGATggtgaataatataatgctgagtttatgaaacttaataaaaatgttgtaacttaatattgttattatatgttaGCTGTGCATTTTTATTTAACCCGTAAGCGGTATGGTCTGGTCCCATAGACCGCTGCAGTTTTTTGATTTGGtttacttcttaaaatgtctaaacaattaattgatttctttaaaattattaaacttaagtGAAAAAATGATTGTCAAATAAAAGTTGacactgtttatattatttttacaaataatgcGACggaacaattgaaaaatattgtcttaatataattaacaaaactAAGTGGTCTAGGAGACCACAGCATGCATTAGCATAATTTTTGTTCACCGTACCACTTACGGGTTAAATTGAATAACACAATTAGGTATGacagaaaaattttaaattaaatgaattggATTTCAAACTTAGAATTCAATATAttggttataattaataagttatccAAAATtagatggaaaataattttgagaaatgttcataaattatttcaaaattaaatatagacaTAGGGGGAGGGGATGAAGTCCCTCTTCTCTATGGAATATATTTATGCGTATCCATAACCAATCATATCCTAAtcaataagaaatttaaataatcagaAACGCACTTTTTTTACACTTTGCTTCTCCCTTCTAATTTTTTCCCAATTTAAGCACTgaatgttattatcatttaatttgtaaGACAAATAAGTGTTAGGTAAttcaatattgtgtatattgaaGTAACTGCCATTTCACAATGGGAAACTGAGTAGGATTTCatacatgttttaaaaaaaatataattaaacatattatattgttaaatactaACCAAATGCATTACAGTATGGCAGTGATGTATAGCTTCCTCCACTTGAGCTGACTATGATTTGCCCAGAGATGTCTCCAAAGAATTTTCCTAGCTGCAAACCAACAGCCACGATGCTGGCAgacttttgaaaatgttttctgTCTTCGATACAGGCAAATAAATAACATGATGCTACTATTGTTGTACAGTATGCTGTTCCATAGAAGAACATAGACACCTGGAATTATTAGTATACGAATActgtaataacattattgacattatgtatttaatattagcaCTAACTTTTAGTTGTGTTAAGCTAGGTAAACCCGCCATCAGAATATAAGTGATACATGAGCAAAATGTTAAGATTATGACCACCGGCTTGTACAGTAGATAGTCTGAGATGATTAACATTATTAACGTTGCTATAAGAGCAGAATACGATCTAATGGACTCCAACGAGTTAGCCACCTGtaacataacaaaatattcaGATTATACAAACTTCCACCCACGAGTCAAAGATACAATTGTGTCAAATACAACAACAGTTACGTAGGTAACTCataataacattacattttaaattataactaagtTCACACATCAATTCATAGTTATTAATACTTACCTAATAATGTACatgtaattgttatttaaacaattaacatataaatacttttgtaatagaagaaatattttaaaaccaagattaaaaataatactacttATGTACCTCTGAAAGAGAAATGTTCCCATTTGGCCCAGTGAGATAAGCTGTTAAATATGGCTCTAGTGGACGTATTTGTATCAGAAACATAAAAATGGCCACCacatatgtaatttttttccaactttCCATGGCTGTAAAACACGagtacaaacattattttatgctaataattaattagttttcatTGCATAGGCatttactatacaaatattaagtatacaaagatatgtaaatgcataatatatgttCAAGCCCAAAGAgtattagtgtataatatttgtataattaatacctaggtactaaattattattaattatatatactatcaTACTGAACTTTATTTTAGTACCTTTCCTGAAGTCTTATCTTCACTTTGAATACtcgtaaaatttgaaattactaaaaaatacaaactttaaGTACAAACaggtatttaaatgatttatacaaaaaaaatataatgtatctaAGTGAACCGAATCACTTGCACTGATATAAAGcttatttgttcatatttaacaaatgtttaattgacaataaaataaaatacatacctaccgca
Coding sequences within:
- the LOC132950093 gene encoding thiamine transporter 1-like — protein: MESWKKITYVVAIFMFLIQIRPLEPYLTAYLTGPNGNISLSEVANSLESIRSYSALIATLIMLIISDYLLYKPVVIILTFCSCITYILMAGLPSLTQLKVSMFFYGTAYCTTIVASCYLFACIEDRKHFQKSASIVAVGLQLGKFFGDISGQIIVSSSGGSYTSLPYCNAFAMFLATIWAFVFPPIKPKDLLTTNCPDEKTVLLRNSKTITSDTHEIKYCINRVDKDYKIVVVIKQIWLDFKTSLANKIILKKSVWYIFGMAAYVQVLNNMNVLYSYVVNKHGDNDILSNGFAESMVTLCGALGAYLIGKLQLDWNYYGDIFTSFCSILMGVFMMSCYFYEHIQLIYLSYILYGLVSEAILVITLCEMANHLKSHCYSLVIGFNLLGSLVMSAIMTFFFVQFNFLEITVPGRFLFIGGLYSVLGTMFLIIHFFDCEKENNIY